The following are from one region of the Sciurus carolinensis chromosome 5, mSciCar1.2, whole genome shotgun sequence genome:
- the LOC124985606 gene encoding sperm motility kinase 2B-like yields MYSQSSQSSVALQGPSSCEEMAFTDHYELLRAIGHGGFGQVNLACHRLTGVKVAVKVLPKEGQIFPVLSEPDMMMTMNHPNVIQLFQVIETLKNIYIVMEHAGGGQLFHHVPAGGMQEEEARRLFKQLACAIGYCHEKGIMHQDLKPENIMVDAKGNIKLIDFGLSTKFMAERKLNRFWDTLAYLAPKIILQKEYKGSTVDVWNLGVILYFMLTGRHPFLQSTSRQLLKQIVPRRYHIPHHVPTQARRLIHKILNFNPKRRPTVDQILQHPWLRQSEYSPHHYREALPRHPDPEIMTLLFDMGCDPYKTWVSVATRKFDDAMATYLILQNQKSHGEGCMFQGKPPNVGLHPCPMDLSNVPVLPKRSASEPALCTFPFSCEHQLPEEVKEPGQKSIRRASLPAISLRFLPARTPTPRIVSQPDHVFHMLHPQKILCRRVAAAESSHSFQDTSRGQPHDNRKCWKGVTRRIAICFQQICCCMPCVSKKVAPVEEGGQKYTRFRDRAAPVEQS; encoded by the coding sequence ATGTATAGTCAGAGTAGTCAGAGTAGTGTAGCGTTGCAGGGGCCCAGCTCCTGTGAAGAGATGGCCTTCACAGACCATTATGAGTTACTGAGGGCCATTGGGCATGGTGGATTTGGCCAGGTGAACCTAGCCTGCCATCGCCTCACTGGAGTAAAAGTGGCAGTAAAAGTCTTGCCAAAGGAAGGACAGATCTTCCCAGTCCTCTCTGAACCGGATATGATGATGACAATGAACCATCCAAATGTTATCCAGCTCTTTCAGGTTATTGAAACtcttaaaaatatctatattGTAATGGAGCATGCAGGTGGGGGACAATTATTTCACCACGTCCCAGCTGGTGgcatgcaggaggaggaggcccggAGATTGTTCAAGCAGCTCGCATGTGCCATAGGCTACTGCCATGAGAAGGGCATCATGCACCAAGACCTGAAGccagagaacatcatggtggatgccAAGGGCAACATCAAACTCATAGATTTTGGCCTCAGCACCAAGTTCATGGCTGAGCGGAAGCTGAACAGGTTCTGGGATACTCTCGCATACCTTGCTCCCAAAATCATCCTGCAGAAAGAATACAAGGGCTCCACTGTAGATGTCTGGAACCTGGGTGtcattctgtattttatgttGACAGGAAGACACCCATTTTTGCAGAGCACCTCTAGGCAGCTGCTAAAACAGATTGTGCCCAGAAGGTACCACATTCCCCACCATGTTCCCACACAAGCACGAAGGCTCATCCATAAAATACTGAACTTCAACCCCAAGCGGCGGCCCACAGTAGATCAAATCCTTCAGCACCCATGGCTGAGGCAGAGTGAATACTCACCCCATCATTATAGAGAGGCACTCCCCAGACACCCAGACCCTGAAATAATGACACTCCTGTTTGATATGGGTTGTGACCCATACAAAACCTGGGTGTCTGTGGCCACTAGAAAGTTCGATGATGCAATGGCTACATACCTCATACTCCAGAACCAGAAAAGCCATGGGGAAGGATGCATGTTCCAGGGGAAGCCTCCGAACGTTGGGCTTCACCCATGCCCCATGGATCTTTCCAATGTCCCTGTCCTCCCCAAGAGGAGTGCAAGTGAGCCTGCCCTTTGCACCTTCCCCTTTTCCTGTGAGCAtcagctgcctgaagaggtcaaAGAGCCAGGGCAGAAAAGTATCAGAAGGGCCAGCCTGCCTGCCATTTCTCTTCGCTTTCTGCCTGCAAGGACTCCCACTCCCCGCATAGTCTCTCAGCCTGACCATGTGTTCCACATGCTCCACCCCCAGAAGATCCTCTGTAGGCGAGTTGCAGCAGCAGAAAGCAGCCATTCCTTCCAAGATACATCCAGAGGGCAACCTCATGACAACAGAAAGTGCTGGAAGGGGGTGACGAGGAGGATTGCCATCTGCTTTCAACAAATCTGTTGCTGCATGCCATGTGTCAGCAAAAAAGTGGCTCCAGTGGAAGAAGGAGGGCAGAAATATACTAGGTTCAGAGACAGAGCAGCCCCAGTGGAACAGAGCTGA